AGCGGTCAACCATTTCTCCAACGGCTGGGCGTGGCTGGTGCTCGACCGCGGGAGCCTGCGCGTCACCTCGCTGCACGACGCCGACACGCCGATCGTCCATGAAGGGATGGTGCCTTTGTTCACGCTCGATGTGTGGGAGCATGCCTATTACATCGACTATCGCAACGAGCGCCCGCGCTTCGCCGAGACGGTGCTCTCCAGCATCGTCAACTGGGACTTCGTCGCCGAGAACCTCGACGGCCGCGGGTTCGACCGCGCCAACCAGGAGGGCGCGGGCACCCGCCAGGCGGAGCTGACCAGCTAAACAGCCGTAGCTTGCGCGGGGGGCCGGGCCGCCCCATACCGCCTGAATGGGGGTGGGCGTAGCGCTTCGTGCCGCGCGGATCGGCGCGGCACTGTTCCGGATCGTCGTTGCGCTGATCGCGCTGCTGCTGCTCGTCCTCGTCGGACTGAGGATCGCCGCCGGGCTGCGCGAGGGCGCGGTCGCGGCGCCCGCGGGGACGGTCCGCTTCGCGACGCCAACGGGCGCGGTCGCGGCTCGGGTTGCCGGGCCGGCGGACGGGGCGCCGCTGGTCATCGTTCACGGCACGGCCGCATGGAGCGGCTTCTGGAAGGACGTCGCCGCGCACCTCGCGGGCAAGGGCTGGCGGGTGGTGGCCATCGACCTGCCGCCGTTCGGCTGGTCCGACCGCGATGCTCGAGGGCGCTACGACCGGATCGCGCAGGCGCAACGGCTGGCAAGCGTGCTGACGGCGCTCGGCCGGCCAGCCGTTGTCGTCGGCCATAGCTTCGGGGCCGGGCCCGCGACCGAGCTCGCGCTGCGCCACCCGCAAGAGGTGCGGGCGCTGGTGCTGGTCGACGGCGCGCTCGGCGAGCTCGACCCCAAGGGCAGGGGCGCGGCGGCGCGTGTGCTCGACGTCCGGCCGGCG
The window above is part of the Longimicrobium sp. genome. Proteins encoded here:
- a CDS encoding Fe-Mn family superoxide dismutase, encoding AVNHFSNGWAWLVLDRGSLRVTSLHDADTPIVHEGMVPLFTLDVWEHAYYIDYRNERPRFAETVLSSIVNWDFVAENLDGRGFDRANQEGAGTRQAELTS
- a CDS encoding alpha/beta hydrolase, giving the protein MGVALRAARIGAALFRIVVALIALLLLVLVGLRIAAGLREGAVAAPAGTVRFATPTGAVAARVAGPADGAPLVIVHGTAAWSGFWKDVAAHLAGKGWRVVAIDLPPFGWSDRDARGRYDRIAQAQRLASVLTALGRPAVVVGHSFGAGPATELALRHPQEVRALVLVDGALGELDPKGRGAAARVLDVRPAAELVTSAAVTNPAALRPLLRSMIARKDKADAWLPVLREPMGREGATSAYAAWLPNLFVKDDGALSRRSA